From one Acinonyx jubatus isolate Ajub_Pintada_27869175 chromosome B1, VMU_Ajub_asm_v1.0, whole genome shotgun sequence genomic stretch:
- the NIPAL1 gene encoding magnesium transporter NIPA3 has protein sequence MGAQVRLPPGEPCREGYMLSLVCANSSQAWCEITNVSRLLASPVLYRDLNSSYRDLNSSISNLIISANVENRYSLYVGLMLAVSSSIFIGSSFILKKKGLLQLAKKGITRAGQGGHSYLKEWLWWAGLLSMGAGEAANFAAYAFAPATLVTPLGALSVLVSAILSSYFLNEQLNIHGKIGCILSILGSTVMVIHAPQEEEVTSLHEMEMKLRDPGFISFAVIITVISLVLILIVAPRKGQTNILVYISICSLIGAFSVSSVKGLGIAIKELLEWKPVYKHPLVFVLLGVLVLSVTTQINYLNKALDTFNTSLVTPIYYVFFTSMVVTCSAILFQEWYGMKAGDIIGTLSGFFTIINGIFLLHAFKNTDITWNDLTSTTQKEVLSLNGSEDKYVLLEHTEYSTPGYNDDITLFSRIDDQSL, from the exons gctACATGCTATCTCTAGTCTGTGCAAACTCCTCCCAGGCCTGGTGTGAGATCACAAATGTGTCACGACTGCTGGCTTCTCCTGTCCTCTACAGGGACCTGAATTCCAGCTACAGGGACCTGAATTCCAGCATAAGCAACTTGATCATTTCTGCAAATGTAGAAAACAGATACAGTCTGTATGTAGGCCTAATGCTGGCAGTAAGTTCCAGTATTTTTATTGGTTCCAGCTTCATACTGAAAAAGAAGGGCCTCTTGCAACTGGCAAAGAAGGGCATTACCAGAGCTG gACAAGGTGGACATTCTTACCTCAAGGAATGGCTCTGGTGGGCAGGATTACTCTCAA TGGGAGCCGGAGAAGCGGCGAATTTTGCAGCTTATGCTTTTGCACCGGCCACCTTGGTCACCCCGCTGGGTGCTCTGAGTGTGCTCGTAAG TGCAATATtgtcttcctattttttaaatgagcaactGAACATTCATGGCAAAATAGGCTGCATATTAAGTATATTGGGGTCTACTGTGATGGTTATCCATGCCCCACAAGAAGAGGAAGTCACTTCTTTgcatgaaatggaaatgaaattgaGAGACCCAG gatttatttcctttgctgtgatcATAACTGTGATCTCGTTGGTGCTGATTTTGATCGTGGCTCCCAGGAAGGGACAGACCAATATATTGGTCTACATTTCAATCTGTTCATTAATTGGagcattttcagtttcttctgtcAAGGGCCTGGGAATTGCCATTAAGGAACTATTGGAATGGAAGCCAGTTTATAAGCACCCACTGGTCTTTGTTTTGTTAGGTGTACTCGTGCTTTCGGTGACGACACAGATTAACTATCTCAACAAGGCACTGGACACCTTTAACACATCTCTTGTGACTCCCATTTATTATGTGTTCTTCACGTCCATGGTAGTAACTTGCTCCGCCATCTTATTCCAAGAATGGTATGGCATGAAAGCTGGAGATATCATCGGGACCCTGAGTGGGTTCTTCACCATCATCAATGGCATCTTTCTTctacatgcttttaaaaacactgaCATTACCTGGAATGACCTGACATCCACCACACAGAAAGAAGTCCTCTCGCTGAATGGCAGTGAAGACAAATATGTCTTACTGGAGCACACAGAATATTCAACCCCAGGATACAATGATGACATTACTTTGTTTAGCAGGATTGACGATCAAAGTCTCTAG